In a genomic window of Saccharothrix sp. HUAS TT1:
- a CDS encoding ABC transporter permease, with protein sequence MPGADLLERPPATSRAPAAAGRRAGWRRRLRRDWVLLVMVAPAILLLVVFHYVPLLGNVVAFQDYSPYVGMAQSPWSGLANFARIVDDPDFWDATVNTLVITGFQLLFYFPVPIGLALLVHSLMSARLRMFVQSVVYLPHFFSWVLVITLFQQMLGGAGVLNQALRANGASALDIMTDPDLFIALVTAQAVWKDAGWGAIVFLAALSTVDTSLYEAAAVDGAGRWRRMWHVTLPALIPVIVLLLILRLGEALSVGFEQFLLQRDAVGHEAAEVLDTYVYFTGVVNSDYSYAAAAGLIKGLVGLALVLAANKVAHMVGEQGVYSR encoded by the coding sequence ATGCCGGGCGCTGACCTGCTCGAACGGCCTCCCGCCACGTCCCGCGCGCCGGCAGCCGCCGGCCGGCGCGCGGGCTGGCGGCGCAGGCTGCGGCGCGACTGGGTGCTGCTGGTCATGGTCGCGCCCGCCATCCTGCTGCTCGTGGTGTTCCACTACGTGCCGCTGCTGGGCAACGTGGTCGCGTTCCAGGACTACTCGCCCTACGTCGGCATGGCGCAGAGCCCCTGGTCGGGCCTGGCGAACTTCGCCCGCATCGTCGACGACCCCGACTTCTGGGACGCCACGGTCAACACGCTGGTGATCACCGGGTTCCAGCTGCTGTTCTACTTCCCGGTGCCGATCGGCCTGGCGCTGCTGGTGCACAGCCTGATGAGCGCCCGGCTGCGGATGTTCGTGCAGAGCGTGGTCTACCTGCCGCACTTCTTCTCGTGGGTGCTGGTGATCACGCTGTTCCAGCAGATGCTGGGCGGCGCGGGCGTGCTCAACCAGGCGTTGCGGGCCAACGGCGCGTCGGCGCTCGACATCATGACCGACCCGGACCTGTTCATCGCGCTGGTGACCGCGCAGGCGGTGTGGAAGGACGCGGGCTGGGGCGCGATCGTGTTCCTGGCCGCGCTGTCCACGGTGGACACCAGCCTGTACGAGGCGGCGGCGGTGGACGGCGCGGGCCGGTGGCGGCGGATGTGGCACGTCACGCTGCCCGCGCTGATCCCGGTGATCGTGCTGCTGCTGATCCTGCGCCTCGGCGAGGCGCTGAGCGTCGGCTTCGAGCAGTTCCTGCTGCAACGCGACGCGGTCGGCCACGAAGCGGCGGAAGTGCTGGACACCTACGTCTACTTCACCGGCGTGGTGAACAGCGACTACTCCTACGCCGCCGCGGCGGGCCTGATCAAGGGCCTGGTCGGCCTGGCGCTGGTGCTGGCGGCGAACAAGGTGGCGCACATGGTCGGCGAGCAGGGGGTGTACTCGCGATGA
- a CDS encoding extracellular solute-binding protein translates to MNLNRRGFLTFTAVAGGTLLVGCGESAAPHAGSALGEDALAEVLPSYVPVELVKPDLPGVNGSVPGYLKFPTNLVDGVKDKVLDGGEVTAMTPAFWPLPPGLGENSYWEAVNQRIGGTVKFEQVQGTDYLAKLSAMVAAKQVPEMTVMPTFTIPPRFSEGVGQVFADLTDLLSGDKVKDYPLLANIPTDTWHACVYGGRLYGVPFRGELFPEALFYRKDIVERLGGQAPKTSDEFFALCKAINDPGANRWALGDVFRSMVRVFGDPGDWSRDPSGKVVNKIETDAYKEAVKFTRSLYDAGFVHPDIVAGNTTGVKELFEGGQMLIDQIGMGGWGEAVRRQRPANPDFGMEAVPLFAHDGGEPRYVVSAPTAMVTLFRKDLSTDRIKELLRLTNFVAAPVGTKEHYLINYGVEGEHSTRDASGAPGLNELGRKEVTLTYGFMAAPPETIIDAQYPDFVKAKHAWYVDAYEHQVQPVTFGLRIEEPAEHTKLPKQFEDRTNDILRGRRPVEEVDRLAEEWRKAGGDELRAFYDKALSDAGR, encoded by the coding sequence ATGAATCTCAACCGCAGAGGCTTCCTGACCTTCACGGCGGTGGCCGGCGGCACGTTGCTGGTGGGGTGCGGCGAGTCGGCCGCACCGCACGCCGGCTCCGCGCTGGGCGAGGACGCGCTGGCCGAGGTGCTGCCGTCCTACGTCCCGGTCGAGCTGGTCAAGCCCGACCTGCCCGGTGTGAACGGCTCCGTGCCCGGTTACCTGAAGTTCCCCACCAACCTGGTCGACGGGGTGAAGGACAAGGTCCTCGACGGTGGCGAGGTCACCGCGATGACGCCCGCGTTCTGGCCGCTCCCGCCTGGCCTGGGCGAGAACTCCTACTGGGAGGCGGTGAACCAGCGCATCGGCGGCACGGTCAAGTTCGAGCAGGTGCAGGGCACGGACTACCTGGCCAAGCTCAGCGCGATGGTGGCGGCCAAGCAGGTGCCCGAGATGACCGTGATGCCGACGTTCACCATCCCGCCGCGGTTCAGCGAGGGCGTGGGCCAGGTCTTCGCCGACCTGACCGACCTCCTCAGCGGCGACAAGGTCAAGGACTACCCGCTGCTGGCCAACATCCCGACCGACACGTGGCACGCCTGCGTCTACGGCGGCCGGCTCTACGGCGTCCCGTTCCGCGGCGAGCTGTTCCCCGAAGCGCTGTTCTACCGCAAGGACATCGTCGAGCGGCTGGGCGGGCAGGCGCCGAAGACCTCCGACGAGTTCTTCGCGCTCTGCAAGGCGATCAACGACCCGGGCGCCAACCGGTGGGCCCTCGGCGACGTCTTCCGCTCGATGGTGCGGGTCTTCGGCGACCCCGGCGACTGGAGCCGCGACCCGTCCGGCAAGGTCGTCAACAAGATCGAGACCGACGCGTACAAGGAGGCGGTGAAGTTCACCCGCTCGCTGTACGACGCGGGGTTCGTGCACCCGGACATCGTGGCGGGCAACACCACCGGGGTCAAAGAGCTGTTCGAGGGCGGCCAGATGCTGATCGACCAGATCGGCATGGGCGGCTGGGGCGAGGCGGTGCGGCGGCAGCGACCGGCCAACCCGGACTTCGGCATGGAGGCCGTCCCGCTGTTCGCGCACGACGGCGGCGAGCCGCGCTACGTGGTGTCCGCTCCCACGGCGATGGTGACGCTGTTCCGCAAGGACCTCTCGACCGACCGGATCAAGGAACTGCTGCGGCTGACCAACTTCGTCGCCGCGCCGGTCGGCACCAAGGAGCACTACCTGATCAACTACGGCGTCGAGGGCGAGCACAGCACCCGTGACGCCAGTGGCGCGCCGGGCCTCAACGAGCTGGGCCGCAAGGAGGTCACGCTCACCTACGGGTTCATGGCGGCGCCGCCGGAGACCATCATCGACGCCCAGTACCCGGACTTCGTCAAGGCCAAGCACGCGTGGTACGTCGACGCCTACGAGCACCAGGTGCAGCCGGTGACGTTCGGCCTGCGCATCGAGGAGCCCGCCGAGCACACCAAGCTGCCCAAGCAGTTCGAGGACCGGACCAACGACATCCTGCGCGGCAGGCGGCCGGTCGAGGAGGTCGACCGGCTCGCCGAGGAGTGGCGCAAGGCCGGCGGCGACGAGCTGCGCGCGTTCTACGACAAGGCCCTCTCCGATGCCGGGCGCTGA
- a CDS encoding LacI family DNA-binding transcriptional regulator yields MVTIADVARHAGVAPSTVSYVLTGRRSISSATKARVEASVRALGYHPHAGARSLASNRANVLALVLPMREGMHMPVLMQFVVAVANAARRHDHDVLLVTADQGAAGLRRVAGSAQVDGLLVMDVEMHDERVPVLRELDRPSVLIGFPADAAGLTCVDLDFAEAGSRCVDHLADLGHTYVALVGAPRAVYQRDTGFAHRTMAGFSAAAMRRGVSSTTLPTETDHESVRVAITGLLERHPAVTGLVVHNEAALPSVVEVLRSLGRKVPDDVAVIAICPDDQAERLMPPLTSVAVPAEQLGHHAVALLMAKLDRTPTPPLTLLQPRLTERASTR; encoded by the coding sequence GTGGTCACCATCGCCGATGTCGCGCGGCACGCCGGGGTCGCGCCCAGCACCGTGTCGTACGTGCTCACCGGGCGGCGCTCGATCTCGTCGGCCACCAAGGCCAGGGTCGAGGCGAGCGTGCGGGCGCTGGGCTACCACCCGCACGCGGGCGCCCGGTCGCTGGCCAGCAACCGGGCCAACGTGCTGGCGCTCGTGCTGCCGATGCGCGAGGGCATGCACATGCCGGTGCTGATGCAGTTCGTCGTCGCGGTGGCCAACGCGGCCCGCAGGCACGACCACGACGTGCTGCTGGTGACCGCCGACCAGGGCGCGGCGGGCCTGCGCCGGGTGGCGGGCAGCGCCCAGGTCGACGGCCTGCTGGTGATGGACGTGGAGATGCACGACGAGCGCGTGCCGGTGCTGCGCGAGCTGGACCGGCCGTCGGTGCTCATCGGCTTCCCGGCCGACGCGGCCGGGCTGACCTGCGTCGACCTCGACTTCGCCGAGGCGGGCTCGCGCTGCGTGGACCACCTGGCCGACCTCGGGCACACCTACGTGGCGCTGGTCGGCGCGCCGCGCGCGGTCTACCAGCGCGACACCGGGTTCGCGCACCGGACGATGGCCGGGTTCAGCGCGGCGGCGATGCGCCGCGGCGTCTCGTCCACCACGCTGCCGACCGAGACCGACCACGAGTCGGTCCGGGTGGCCATCACCGGCCTGCTCGAACGCCACCCGGCGGTCACCGGCCTCGTGGTGCACAACGAGGCCGCGCTGCCGTCCGTGGTCGAGGTGCTGCGCTCGCTCGGCCGCAAGGTGCCCGACGACGTCGCGGTGATCGCGATCTGCCCGGACGACCAGGCCGAGCGGCTGATGCCGCCGCTGACCTCGGTGGCGGTGCCCGCCGAGCAGCTGGGCCACCACGCGGTGGCGCTGCTGATGGCGAAGCTGGACCGCACCCCGACGCCGCCGCTGACGCTGCTGCAGCCCCGCCTGACCGAACGGGCGAGCACCCGCTGA
- a CDS encoding carbohydrate ABC transporter permease: MTTAVARRGPAARRGQRPVWDEQPTRIGQVAKGVLVGLVLLAVLFPLWVVLVTSLSPAAAITAAGGLVIVPDGISFGAYEELLSGGVVTRSVLVSTGVTVVGTLFSTVVTLLAAYGLSRPRSFAHRPLLFLVLLTFLFGPGLIPTYLLVNSLGLLDTYAALILPGAVAAFNLVVLRSFFMNLPQEIIDSARIDGASEFGVLTRIVLPLSKGVTAVIALFYGVGYWNAFFNAFLYLNSNDKWPLQMVLRAYVLQGQPIPGASAVDSTLAGTGGAVATLAIKMAVIVLAVVPVLVVYPFVQKHFTKGVIVGAIKG, encoded by the coding sequence ATGACGACGGCAGTCGCGCGCAGGGGTCCGGCGGCGCGCCGGGGGCAGCGCCCGGTGTGGGACGAGCAGCCCACCCGGATCGGGCAGGTCGCCAAGGGCGTGCTGGTCGGCCTGGTGCTGCTGGCGGTGCTGTTCCCGCTGTGGGTGGTGCTGGTGACGAGCCTGTCGCCGGCCGCCGCGATCACCGCCGCGGGCGGCCTGGTGATCGTGCCGGACGGGATCAGCTTCGGCGCCTACGAGGAGCTGCTGTCCGGCGGCGTGGTGACCAGGTCCGTGCTGGTGAGCACCGGCGTCACCGTCGTCGGCACGCTGTTCAGCACGGTCGTGACGCTGCTGGCGGCCTACGGGCTGTCCCGGCCGAGGTCGTTCGCGCACCGGCCGCTGCTGTTCCTGGTGCTGCTGACGTTCCTGTTCGGACCGGGCCTGATCCCGACCTACCTGCTGGTGAACTCGCTGGGGCTGCTGGACACCTACGCGGCGCTGATCCTGCCGGGCGCGGTGGCGGCGTTCAACCTGGTGGTGCTGCGGTCGTTCTTCATGAACCTGCCGCAGGAGATCATCGACAGCGCCCGCATCGACGGCGCGAGCGAGTTCGGCGTGCTGACCCGGATCGTGCTGCCGCTGTCCAAGGGCGTCACCGCGGTCATCGCGCTGTTCTACGGCGTCGGCTACTGGAACGCGTTCTTCAACGCCTTCCTGTACCTCAACTCCAACGACAAGTGGCCGTTGCAGATGGTGCTGCGCGCCTACGTGCTGCAGGGCCAGCCGATCCCCGGCGCGAGCGCGGTCGACTCCACGCTGGCGGGCACCGGCGGCGCGGTGGCCACGCTCGCCATCAAGATGGCGGTCATCGTGCTCGCCGTGGTGCCGGTGCTGGTCGTCTACCCGTTCGTGCAGAAGCACTTCACCAAGGGAGTGATCGTGGGAGCGATCAAGGGATGA
- a CDS encoding beta-glucosidase: MDPLPFRDPGLPVEDRVTDLLDRLSDEEKVALLHQHQPAVPRLGLAAFHTGMEALHGVAWLGVATVFPQAIGLASSWDTGLVRRVGEAVGVEARGFHHRDPVQHGLNVWAPVVNPLRDPRWGRNEEGYSEDPTLTAAMGTAYASGLRGDHPRYLRTAPTLKHFLGYNNEDDRCVTSSDLRPRVLHEYELPCFRGPVEAGAAVAVMPSYNLVNGRPAHLSPLLEQELRTWAPDGLAVVSDAYAPSNVAGLQAYLPTQAEGHAALIAAGLDSFTDQDADPSLTVESVTTAIKDGLLDRAAVDRAVGRVLALRFRLGEFDPPEGNPFAAITSDVIGAHGELALEAARQAVVLLRNESLLPLERGTGLAVIGTHADVLFEDWYSGTLPYQVTVRRGLAEFAPVTCVEGVDRIALRAADGRYLGVRGGVVGLGERALFDLFDWGDGVWTLRDVGSRRYLGVAEDGSLVATATMPGGWDVRELFEPRLTDGGVVLRNKVSGNDTGPFEVERVVDGIAAAVEAAARADAVVLVLGNDPHINGRETQDRTTLRLPSLDLVRAVREANPRTVLVLVSSYPYALEGEEEHLPAIVWTAHGGQEQGRAVAEALFGAYSPSGRLTQTWYRSDDDLPDVFDYDIIRAGSTYLYFTGDPLFPFGHGLGYTTFEYSGLTWADGVASVSVTNTGAVAGAEVVQLYSSALDSRVRQPVRKLQSFERVRLEPGEAVTVELRTDQLWHWDVTTGRRVVEAGRYELCAGSSSRDVRSRLVVDVPGESIAPRAGVLPALDFDDCDGVRLVDDEVVFTRAGAWIAFHDVTPGARSAPPDTRISVDGTTLVLTATAAGARVREVR, translated from the coding sequence GTGGACCCGCTGCCGTTCCGCGATCCGGGTCTGCCGGTCGAGGACAGGGTGACCGACCTGCTCGACCGGCTGAGCGACGAGGAGAAGGTGGCGCTGCTGCACCAGCACCAGCCCGCCGTGCCGAGGCTGGGGCTCGCGGCGTTCCACACCGGCATGGAGGCGCTGCACGGGGTGGCGTGGCTGGGCGTGGCCACGGTCTTCCCGCAGGCGATCGGGCTGGCGTCCTCGTGGGACACCGGGCTCGTGCGCCGCGTCGGCGAGGCCGTCGGCGTCGAGGCGCGCGGCTTCCACCACCGGGACCCGGTCCAGCACGGGCTCAACGTGTGGGCGCCGGTGGTGAACCCGCTGCGCGACCCGCGCTGGGGCCGCAACGAGGAGGGCTACTCCGAGGACCCGACGCTGACCGCGGCGATGGGCACGGCGTACGCGAGCGGCCTGCGCGGCGACCACCCGCGCTACCTGCGCACCGCGCCGACGTTGAAGCACTTCCTGGGCTACAACAACGAGGACGACCGCTGCGTCACGTCGTCGGACCTGCGGCCGCGGGTGCTGCACGAGTACGAGCTGCCGTGCTTCCGCGGTCCGGTCGAGGCGGGCGCGGCGGTGGCCGTGATGCCGTCGTACAACCTGGTCAACGGCCGCCCCGCGCACCTGAGCCCGTTGCTGGAGCAGGAGTTGCGGACGTGGGCGCCGGACGGCCTCGCGGTGGTCAGCGACGCGTACGCGCCGTCGAACGTGGCGGGGTTGCAGGCGTACCTGCCGACCCAGGCCGAGGGCCACGCCGCGCTGATCGCCGCGGGCCTGGACAGCTTCACCGACCAGGACGCCGACCCGTCGCTGACGGTCGAGAGCGTCACCACGGCGATCAAGGACGGGCTGCTGGACCGGGCCGCGGTGGACCGGGCCGTCGGCCGGGTGCTCGCGCTGCGGTTCCGGCTCGGCGAGTTCGACCCGCCGGAGGGCAACCCCTTCGCGGCGATCACGTCCGACGTCATCGGCGCGCACGGCGAGCTGGCGCTGGAGGCCGCGCGGCAGGCGGTCGTGCTGCTGCGCAACGAGTCCCTGCTGCCGCTGGAGCGCGGCACGGGCCTCGCCGTCATCGGCACGCACGCGGACGTCCTGTTCGAGGACTGGTACAGCGGCACCCTGCCGTACCAGGTGACCGTCCGAAGAGGACTGGCGGAGTTCGCCCCGGTGACCTGCGTCGAGGGCGTCGACCGGATCGCGCTGCGCGCGGCGGACGGGCGCTACCTCGGGGTCCGTGGCGGTGTGGTGGGCCTGGGCGAGCGGGCGCTGTTCGACCTGTTCGACTGGGGCGACGGCGTGTGGACGCTGCGGGACGTGGGGTCGCGCCGCTACCTAGGCGTCGCCGAGGACGGCTCGCTGGTCGCCACCGCGACGATGCCCGGCGGCTGGGACGTGCGGGAGCTGTTCGAGCCGCGGCTCACCGACGGCGGGGTGGTGCTGCGCAACAAGGTGTCCGGGAACGACACCGGGCCGTTCGAGGTCGAACGCGTGGTGGACGGGATCGCGGCGGCGGTCGAGGCGGCGGCCCGGGCGGACGCGGTCGTGCTGGTGCTGGGCAACGACCCGCACATCAACGGCCGCGAGACCCAGGACCGCACCACGCTGCGGCTGCCGTCGCTGGACCTGGTGCGGGCGGTGCGGGAGGCGAACCCGAGGACCGTGCTGGTGCTGGTGAGCAGCTACCCGTACGCGCTGGAGGGCGAGGAGGAGCACCTGCCCGCCATCGTGTGGACCGCGCACGGCGGGCAGGAGCAGGGCCGGGCGGTGGCGGAGGCGTTGTTCGGCGCGTACTCGCCGTCGGGCAGGCTCACCCAGACCTGGTACCGCTCCGACGACGACCTGCCGGACGTCTTCGACTACGACATCATCCGCGCGGGCAGCACCTACCTCTACTTCACCGGCGACCCGCTGTTCCCGTTCGGCCACGGGCTGGGCTACACCACGTTCGAGTACTCCGGGCTGACCTGGGCCGACGGCGTGGCCTCGGTGTCGGTGACGAACACCGGCGCGGTCGCGGGCGCGGAGGTCGTGCAGCTGTACTCGTCGGCGCTGGACTCGCGGGTGCGCCAGCCGGTGCGCAAGCTCCAGTCGTTCGAGCGGGTGCGCCTCGAACCGGGGGAGGCGGTGACCGTCGAGCTGCGGACCGACCAGCTGTGGCACTGGGACGTCACCACGGGCCGCCGGGTGGTCGAGGCCGGGCGGTACGAGCTGTGCGCGGGCTCCTCGTCGCGGGACGTCCGGTCCCGGCTGGTGGTGGACGTGCCGGGGGAGAGCATCGCGCCGCGCGCCGGCGTGCTGCCCGCCCTGGACTTCGACGACTGCGACGGCGTGCGGCTGGTGGACGACGAGGTGGTGTTCACCCGGGCCGGCGCGTGGATCGCGTTCCACGACGTGACGCCGGGGGCGCGGTCCGCGCCACCGGACACCCGGATCTCGGTCGACGGCACGACGCTGGTGCTCACCGCGACCGCGGCGGGCGCGCGGGTGCGGGAGGTGCGCTGA
- a CDS encoding glycoside hydrolase family 48 protein → MRYRTRAGRLRTGPLALIAAAATAAGVMPFVAPVANAAVACTVNYQVTNQWQGGFGANVSVRNEGDAVNNWRLTWTFPDGQRVQQGWNGTFSQSGTGVTVSAPSWSPNLGTGATVTPGFNGSWTGQNRPPTDFALNGTRCTGPNVNANPTASLTSPTTGQAFQSGQAIALAASAADTDGTVSKVEFLADGVVVATDTSAPYTGSWTGATVGEHAIVARATDDKGGIGNSSIASIRVIAGQAIQVSPPSLSVRQGGTGTFGVSLATAPTSSVTVAVARSAGSTDLTAAPTSLTFTTANWATKQNVTVTSAANGGTLATATFTASATGATGASVEVKEVSADTSTFEQAFLDQYAKIHDPASGYFRTFSDGLKVPYHSIETLMVEAPDHGHQTTSEAFSYYLWLEASYARITGDWSSFKKSWASMEKYIIPATADQPTNNKYDASKPATYAPEHPRMDQYPSQLDSNAPVGRDPIAAELKAAYGTDDIYGMHWLLDVDNTYGFGRCGDESDALPAYINTYQRGSSESVWETIPQPSCDTFAHGGPNGFLDLFTKDASYAKQYKYTNAPDADARAVQVALLAQEWATEQGKAAEIAPEVAKAAKMGDYLRYAMFDKYFKRIGNCTSPTTCPGGTGKDSAHYLMSWYYAWGGATDTSAGWAWRIGSGASHQGYQNPLAAYALANVPALKPKSATGQQDWATSMTRQLEMLQWLQSADGGIAGGVTNTWEGSYSQPPAGTPTFYGMFYDAHPVWRDPPSNRWFGFQAWQMERTAALYEMTGNAAAKKILDKWVPWAIANTTVGTGGAFQIPSDLEWTGAPDNWNATNPGANANLRVRVLNFSQDVGIAASYAKTLLNYAAESGNAQAKTVGEGLLTALLAHKTDKGIAIPEERKDYNRFDDTYNTSTREGPYVPSGWSGDMPNGDQIKPGVSFVDIRSMFKQDPDWPKVQAYLDGGPAPTFTYHRFWAQAEIATAFQLHVELFG, encoded by the coding sequence ATGAGGTACCGCACCAGAGCGGGACGGTTGCGCACCGGCCCGCTCGCGCTGATAGCCGCGGCGGCGACCGCCGCGGGTGTTATGCCGTTCGTCGCGCCGGTGGCGAACGCGGCCGTCGCGTGTACGGTCAACTACCAGGTCACCAACCAGTGGCAGGGCGGCTTCGGCGCCAACGTGTCCGTCCGCAACGAGGGCGACGCGGTGAACAACTGGCGCCTCACGTGGACCTTCCCGGACGGCCAGCGGGTCCAGCAGGGCTGGAACGGCACGTTCTCGCAGAGCGGCACCGGGGTCACCGTGTCGGCGCCGAGCTGGTCGCCCAACCTGGGCACCGGCGCCACCGTCACCCCGGGCTTCAACGGCTCGTGGACCGGCCAGAACCGGCCGCCGACGGACTTCGCGCTCAACGGCACGCGGTGCACGGGGCCGAACGTCAACGCCAACCCCACCGCGTCGCTGACCTCGCCGACGACCGGGCAGGCGTTCCAGTCCGGCCAGGCGATCGCGCTGGCGGCCTCCGCCGCCGACACCGACGGCACCGTCTCCAAGGTCGAATTCCTGGCCGACGGCGTGGTCGTCGCGACCGACACGAGCGCCCCGTACACGGGTTCGTGGACCGGCGCGACCGTGGGTGAGCACGCGATCGTGGCCCGCGCCACCGACGACAAGGGCGGCATCGGCAACTCCAGCATCGCCAGCATCCGCGTCATCGCGGGCCAGGCGATCCAGGTGAGCCCGCCGTCGCTGAGCGTGCGGCAGGGCGGCACCGGCACCTTCGGCGTGTCGCTGGCCACCGCGCCCACCTCGTCGGTGACGGTCGCCGTCGCCCGCTCGGCCGGCAGCACCGACCTCACGGCCGCTCCGACGTCGCTGACGTTCACCACCGCCAACTGGGCGACCAAGCAGAACGTCACGGTCACCTCGGCGGCCAACGGCGGCACGCTGGCCACGGCCACGTTCACCGCCAGCGCCACCGGCGCCACCGGCGCCTCGGTCGAGGTCAAGGAGGTCAGCGCCGACACCTCGACGTTCGAGCAGGCGTTCCTCGACCAGTACGCCAAGATCCACGACCCGGCGAGCGGCTACTTCCGCACCTTCTCCGACGGGCTGAAGGTGCCGTACCACTCGATCGAGACGCTGATGGTGGAGGCGCCGGACCACGGTCACCAGACCACGTCCGAGGCGTTCAGCTACTACCTGTGGCTCGAAGCGAGCTACGCCCGGATCACGGGTGACTGGTCGTCGTTCAAGAAGTCCTGGGCCTCGATGGAGAAGTACATCATCCCGGCCACCGCGGACCAGCCGACCAACAACAAGTACGACGCGTCCAAGCCCGCGACCTACGCCCCCGAGCACCCGCGGATGGACCAGTACCCGTCGCAGCTCGACTCCAACGCGCCGGTGGGTCGCGACCCGATCGCGGCCGAGCTGAAGGCGGCGTACGGCACCGACGACATCTACGGCATGCACTGGCTGCTCGACGTCGACAACACCTACGGCTTCGGCCGGTGCGGCGACGAGTCCGACGCGCTGCCCGCGTACATCAACACCTACCAGCGCGGTTCGTCGGAGTCGGTGTGGGAGACCATCCCGCAGCCGTCCTGCGACACCTTCGCGCACGGTGGCCCCAACGGCTTCCTCGACCTGTTCACCAAGGACGCCAGCTACGCCAAGCAGTACAAGTACACCAACGCCCCGGACGCCGACGCGCGTGCGGTGCAGGTGGCGCTGCTGGCCCAGGAGTGGGCGACCGAGCAGGGCAAGGCCGCCGAGATCGCCCCGGAGGTCGCCAAGGCGGCGAAGATGGGCGACTACCTCCGCTACGCCATGTTCGACAAGTACTTCAAGAGGATCGGCAACTGCACCAGCCCGACCACCTGCCCCGGTGGCACCGGCAAGGACAGCGCGCACTACCTGATGTCCTGGTACTACGCGTGGGGTGGCGCGACCGACACGTCCGCCGGTTGGGCGTGGCGCATCGGCTCGGGCGCTTCGCACCAGGGCTACCAGAACCCGCTCGCGGCGTACGCGCTGGCGAACGTGCCGGCCCTGAAGCCGAAGTCGGCGACCGGCCAGCAGGACTGGGCCACGTCGATGACCCGCCAGCTGGAGATGCTGCAGTGGCTGCAGTCGGCCGACGGCGGCATCGCCGGTGGTGTCACGAACACGTGGGAAGGCTCGTACAGCCAGCCGCCGGCCGGCACGCCGACCTTCTACGGCATGTTCTACGACGCCCACCCGGTGTGGCGCGACCCGCCGTCGAACCGCTGGTTCGGCTTCCAGGCGTGGCAGATGGAGCGCACCGCCGCCCTGTACGAGATGACGGGCAACGCGGCGGCCAAGAAGATCCTCGACAAGTGGGTCCCCTGGGCCATCGCGAACACCACCGTCGGCACGGGCGGGGCGTTCCAGATCCCGTCCGACCTGGAGTGGACCGGCGCGCCGGACAACTGGAACGCCACCAACCCCGGCGCCAACGCGAACCTGCGCGTCCGAGTGCTCAACTTCAGCCAGGACGTCGGCATCGCCGCGTCCTACGCCAAGACGCTCCTCAACTACGCGGCCGAGTCGGGCAACGCCCAGGCGAAGACCGTCGGTGAGGGCCTGCTGACGGCGCTGCTGGCGCACAAGACCGACAAGGGCATCGCGATCCCCGAGGAGCGCAAGGACTACAACCGCTTCGACGACACGTACAACACGTCGACGCGCGAGGGTCCGTACGTTCCGTCCGGCTGGTCGGGCGACATGCCCAACGGCGACCAGATCAAGCCGGGTGTGTCCTTCGTGGACATCCGCTCGATGTTCAAGCAGGACCCGGACTGGCCGAAGGTCCAGGCGTACCTGGACGGCGGCCCCGCGCCGACCTTCACCTACCACCGGTTCTGGGCGCAGGCTGAGATCGCTACGGCGTTCCAGCTGCACGTGGAGCTGTTCGGGTAG